The following are from one region of the Rhizobium sullae genome:
- a CDS encoding lysophospholipid acyltransferase family protein, producing the protein MIALRSVLFNTIFYANLIIRMIVLSPYYFIVPRKTAYAIPKNWALSNHWLMEKIVGTTFEIEGIENLPEGSYILAPKHQSFWDTYALLPWLNDPVYILKRELMWIPLFGWYAKKQRMIPVDRGARGKVMVEVLKRTKKELATGRQLIIYPEGTRRPPGAEPLYKYGIARMYRDLGIPVVPVAMHPGLFWPRRSAVRRPGHFKVRILPAIPPGLDPDAFFQHLIDVTEEASDELLIDTAARNPHLPLPPTATARLAQLRKAKAASA; encoded by the coding sequence ATGATCGCCCTGCGTTCCGTCCTCTTCAACACGATCTTCTACGCCAACCTCATCATCCGGATGATCGTGCTGTCGCCCTATTACTTCATCGTGCCCCGCAAGACCGCCTATGCGATCCCCAAGAACTGGGCGCTTTCGAACCATTGGCTGATGGAAAAGATCGTCGGGACGACCTTCGAAATCGAAGGCATCGAGAACCTGCCGGAAGGAAGCTACATCCTCGCCCCAAAGCACCAGTCCTTCTGGGACACCTATGCACTGTTGCCCTGGCTGAACGACCCGGTTTACATCCTCAAGCGCGAATTGATGTGGATCCCGCTTTTCGGCTGGTACGCGAAAAAGCAACGCATGATCCCGGTCGACCGCGGTGCGCGCGGCAAGGTGATGGTCGAGGTGTTGAAGCGCACCAAGAAAGAGCTTGCTACAGGCCGTCAGCTGATCATCTATCCGGAAGGCACGCGCCGGCCTCCGGGCGCAGAACCGCTCTACAAGTACGGAATTGCCCGCATGTATCGGGATCTTGGCATTCCGGTTGTGCCGGTCGCCATGCATCCCGGTCTTTTCTGGCCGCGCCGCAGCGCCGTGCGCCGTCCCGGCCATTTCAAGGTTCGCATCCTGCCCGCCATCCCGCCGGGCCTCGATCCGGATGCGTTCTTTCAGCACCTGATCGATGTGACCGAGGAGGCGAGCGACGAGCTTTTGATCGATACCGCCGCGCGCAATCCGCACCTGCCCTTGCCGCCGACCGCCACCGCGAGACTGGCGCAATTACGCAAGGCAAAGGCCGCCTCCGCCTAA
- a CDS encoding cell division protein FtsX, translating into MTEPAPKNRAQGAPLTEQKRAEMRVRPTASILPPSNIQGNALTVVIAIMAFLACLTLGGVSMVRSTAASWESQISREITIQIRPEDGLDMEKALTQARDIAMTFVGTKSGQIVDEAATARLLEPWLGSGLDIKELPVPRLVIITIDEGNPPDFDAMRSLLKESIPQASLDDHRTWVDRLVSMAHTTVMLGTGVLLLVFTAMVLTVVFATRGALSGNRHIVEVLHFVGAESSFVASEFQKHFLKISLKGSAIGSALAALFFLAAGFLQSRTIATPQTDQATALFGTFSVGALGYLGIFATMIVIALLTTLTARLTVMRTIYEIDTLRSDPTRTDGIAN; encoded by the coding sequence ATGACTGAGCCTGCACCGAAAAACCGCGCGCAAGGCGCACCCCTTACCGAGCAGAAGCGGGCGGAGATGCGCGTGCGGCCAACCGCGTCGATCCTGCCGCCCTCGAACATTCAGGGCAACGCACTGACGGTGGTCATCGCCATCATGGCCTTCCTCGCCTGCCTGACGCTTGGCGGTGTCAGCATGGTGCGTTCGACGGCGGCGAGCTGGGAGAGCCAGATCTCCCGTGAGATCACCATCCAGATCAGGCCGGAGGACGGCCTAGACATGGAAAAGGCGCTGACGCAGGCGCGCGATATCGCCATGACCTTCGTCGGCACCAAGAGCGGCCAGATCGTTGATGAGGCTGCAACGGCGCGCCTTTTGGAGCCATGGCTCGGCAGCGGCCTTGATATCAAGGAACTCCCTGTCCCCCGCCTCGTGATTATTACCATCGACGAGGGGAACCCGCCCGATTTTGACGCAATGCGCTCGCTGTTAAAGGAGAGCATTCCCCAAGCCTCGCTCGACGATCACCGCACATGGGTCGATCGTCTCGTTTCAATGGCGCATACGACGGTCATGCTCGGGACCGGCGTGCTGCTGCTCGTCTTCACAGCCATGGTGCTGACAGTCGTCTTTGCGACACGCGGCGCGCTTTCCGGCAACCGCCATATCGTCGAGGTCCTGCATTTCGTGGGCGCCGAAAGCTCCTTTGTCGCAAGCGAATTCCAGAAGCATTTCCTCAAGATCAGCCTCAAGGGATCGGCAATCGGCAGCGCGCTGGCGGCTCTCTTCTTCCTTGCGGCAGGCTTCCTGCAAAGCCGTACGATCGCGACCCCGCAGACCGACCAGGCGACGGCTCTCTTCGGCACCTTCTCGGTCGGAGCCCTCGGTTACCTCGGCATCTTCGCGACAATGATCGTCATCGCATTGCTGACGACGCTTACAGCACGGCTGACCGTCATGCGCACAATCTATGAAATCGATACGCTGCGTTCCGATCCGACGCGAACCGATGGTATCGCGAATTGA
- the lysA gene encoding diaminopimelate decarboxylase, which translates to MNHFEYRDGILYAENVPVPEIAKAIGTPFYCYSTATLERHYRVFSEAFSDIDSMVCYAMKANSNQAVLKTLGKLGAGIDVVSEGELRRALAAGIPASRIMFSGVGKTPREMDVALEAGIYCFNVESEPELEILNQRAVRAGKKAPVSFRINPDVDAKTHSKISTGKKENKFGISWERARAVYAHAAKLPGIEVTGIDMHIGSQITELQPFDDAFKLLRELVDTLRADGHDIHHVDIGGGLGIPYKEDNNPPPLPDAYAAIVKNQLRGLNCKIVTEPGRLIVGNAGILVTEVIYVKDGGEKTFVIVDAAMNDLIRPTLYDAWHEIRPVVISAANAPRIKADIVGPVCETGDYLALDREMAMPKPGDLFAVSSGGAYGAVQAGTYNSRLLVPEVLVKGADFHVIRPRRTYEELIGLDSVPAWLD; encoded by the coding sequence GTGAACCACTTCGAATATCGCGACGGCATCCTTTACGCCGAAAACGTCCCCGTTCCGGAGATCGCCAAGGCTATCGGCACGCCTTTCTATTGCTATTCGACCGCAACGCTTGAGCGGCACTACAGGGTCTTTTCCGAAGCTTTCAGCGATATCGACTCCATGGTCTGCTATGCCATGAAAGCGAATTCGAACCAGGCGGTATTGAAGACCCTCGGCAAGCTCGGCGCCGGCATCGACGTCGTGTCCGAAGGCGAATTACGCCGCGCGCTCGCCGCAGGCATCCCGGCAAGCCGCATCATGTTCTCGGGTGTCGGCAAGACGCCCCGTGAGATGGACGTCGCGCTCGAGGCTGGCATCTACTGCTTCAACGTCGAATCCGAACCGGAACTCGAAATCCTCAATCAGCGCGCCGTCAGGGCAGGCAAGAAGGCGCCTGTCTCCTTCCGCATCAATCCGGACGTGGATGCGAAGACGCATTCGAAGATCTCGACCGGCAAGAAGGAAAACAAGTTTGGCATTTCCTGGGAGCGCGCCCGCGCCGTCTATGCACACGCCGCGAAGCTGCCGGGCATCGAGGTCACCGGCATCGATATGCACATCGGCAGCCAAATCACCGAGCTGCAGCCCTTCGACGATGCCTTCAAGCTGCTGCGCGAACTGGTCGACACGCTGCGTGCTGACGGCCACGACATCCACCATGTCGATATTGGCGGCGGCCTCGGTATTCCTTACAAGGAAGACAACAATCCGCCGCCGCTGCCGGATGCCTACGCGGCGATCGTCAAGAACCAGCTCCGCGGGCTGAACTGCAAGATCGTGACTGAACCGGGCCGCCTGATCGTCGGCAACGCCGGCATTCTCGTCACGGAAGTCATCTACGTGAAGGACGGCGGTGAAAAGACCTTCGTTATCGTCGATGCGGCCATGAACGACCTAATTCGCCCGACGCTTTACGACGCCTGGCATGAAATCCGGCCTGTCGTGATCTCCGCCGCCAATGCGCCGCGCATCAAGGCTGATATCGTAGGTCCGGTTTGCGAGACCGGCGACTATCTGGCACTTGATCGCGAAATGGCGATGCCGAAGCCGGGCGATCTCTTTGCCGTCAGTTCCGGCGGCGCTTATGGCGCGGTGCAGGCTGGCACCTACAACAGCCGCCTACTGGTGCCGGAAGTGCTGGTGAAAGGCGCCGATTTCCATGTGATTCGGCCTCGCCGAACCTATGAAGAACTGATCGGCCTCGACTCCGTGCCTGCCTGGCTCGACTGA
- a CDS encoding response regulator, with protein sequence MAKILITEDEDSLRSFVARALRLDGHETDEAADGAEGLEKLKDGVYDLLLSDIRMPVMDGIELAHQAKSAFPALKILLMTGYAEQRERADDLAEKIVDVVSKPFALPDIRKAVARALAA encoded by the coding sequence ATGGCAAAAATTCTGATTACGGAAGACGAAGATTCGCTTCGCTCTTTCGTCGCCCGGGCCTTGCGCCTTGACGGTCATGAGACCGACGAAGCCGCCGATGGCGCCGAGGGGCTGGAAAAGCTGAAAGATGGGGTCTATGACTTGCTGCTTTCGGATATTCGCATGCCGGTCATGGATGGCATCGAGCTTGCGCATCAGGCGAAATCCGCATTTCCGGCGCTCAAAATCCTGCTGATGACGGGCTATGCCGAGCAGCGAGAACGGGCTGACGACCTTGCGGAAAAGATCGTCGACGTCGTGTCGAAGCCGTTTGCCCTCCCGGACATCCGAAAGGCGGTTGCCCGGGCGCTGGCTGCGTGA
- a CDS encoding TIGR02302 family protein — protein sequence MAETGLTKSPRRQRHGAFAVRPSLARLVAVKRFFARLVLVSEQILPPLVPVLSVVAFYFAASWFGLFRSIPDFARITLLIAFGVAFLAALIPFRSLRWPNVAEADRLLEERNGLPHQPVTVQEDEPAFDTPFARALWREHQTRMAKKIAVLDTGFPRPDIATHDRFALRAIPALLLVTAFGYSLSTNGGSITDALQPPAAPAATNPAVRIDAWVTPPSYTGRAPVYLTAAGTERAINIPQFSNLTVRVSGGQTNEKVVFRKESGEAEEIAAEAKQQPAASQAQPQTPAAPALAAQTHLMKLEENGALLVNGRTWSFNVIPDKTPEIAFDGLPKRSVNGALEIGFTVKDDYGVQEARAEIVPIETDPQAKPLYPLPDFRLDIPRRNARDAKAVTSKNLTEHPLAGKRVRVTLVAKDAAGQTGRSPPHETTLPSRPFNEPLAAAVAEERQVFALDTRKMPEAIALNEALTIRPEETIPSLTNYLLLQSAQTRMKLAKGDEQLKDTADYLWDIAIGMEDGDLSLAERNLRNAQQNLADALQRNAPDPEIKKLMDELRKAMNEYMKELAQRMQNAPMQPNQNAQNVIRQQDLERMMDQIENLARSGNRDAAQQMLSELQRMMNNLQAGRPQQGQQQQGDNSQMRQQMDKLGQILRDQQKLMEQTFKLDQQLKDRMQRGDPNMGMNDPLLDEMMRDQDGQPQDQQQGQNGEQGQSPSDQQMTEEQLREALKQLRAQQDALGKQLGELQKGLGEMGMKPGPGFGQAQREMEGAGRELGEGRGEPALQGQGRALEALRQGARDMMNQMMQAQQGQQGQGPQGQVGQGNQNGRDPLGRPRRAEGPDFGDQVKVPDEIDVQRAREILDAIREKLGNNPTQEMERRYLERLLDIQ from the coding sequence ATGGCGGAGACCGGATTGACGAAAAGCCCCCGCAGGCAAAGACATGGTGCATTTGCCGTTCGGCCCTCTCTCGCGAGGCTCGTAGCGGTAAAGCGGTTCTTTGCGCGCCTCGTACTCGTTTCCGAGCAGATACTGCCGCCGCTCGTCCCGGTTCTTTCCGTCGTTGCCTTCTATTTCGCAGCGTCCTGGTTCGGGCTCTTCCGCTCCATTCCCGATTTCGCGCGTATCACGCTGCTGATCGCCTTTGGCGTCGCCTTTCTCGCCGCACTCATCCCGTTTCGCAGTCTCCGCTGGCCGAATGTCGCCGAGGCCGACCGGCTGCTTGAGGAACGCAACGGCCTGCCGCATCAGCCGGTGACGGTGCAGGAAGACGAACCGGCCTTCGACACGCCCTTCGCAAGGGCGCTTTGGCGCGAGCACCAGACGCGTATGGCGAAGAAAATCGCAGTCCTCGATACCGGCTTCCCCCGCCCGGACATCGCAACCCACGACCGTTTCGCGTTGCGTGCCATCCCGGCCCTCCTTCTCGTCACGGCCTTCGGTTACTCGCTTTCGACCAACGGCGGCTCGATCACCGATGCCCTGCAGCCGCCCGCCGCGCCGGCAGCGACCAATCCGGCCGTGCGCATCGACGCATGGGTCACCCCGCCCTCCTATACGGGCCGCGCTCCGGTCTATCTGACGGCAGCCGGCACTGAGCGGGCGATCAACATTCCGCAGTTCTCGAACCTGACCGTTCGCGTCAGCGGCGGGCAGACGAACGAAAAGGTCGTTTTCAGGAAAGAGAGCGGCGAGGCGGAGGAAATCGCTGCGGAGGCAAAGCAGCAGCCTGCTGCATCACAAGCCCAGCCACAGACTCCTGCGGCGCCAGCGCTTGCCGCACAGACACATCTGATGAAGCTTGAGGAAAACGGTGCGTTGCTCGTCAATGGCCGTACTTGGAGCTTCAATGTCATTCCCGACAAGACGCCCGAAATTGCTTTCGATGGATTGCCCAAACGCAGCGTGAACGGCGCGCTGGAAATCGGCTTCACCGTCAAGGACGACTACGGCGTGCAGGAAGCGCGTGCGGAGATCGTGCCGATCGAAACCGATCCGCAGGCAAAGCCGCTTTATCCGCTACCCGATTTCCGGCTCGACATTCCGCGCCGCAATGCGCGTGATGCCAAGGCCGTGACCAGCAAGAACCTCACCGAACATCCGCTTGCCGGAAAACGCGTACGCGTCACGCTGGTCGCCAAGGACGCAGCAGGCCAGACCGGCCGAAGCCCGCCGCACGAAACGACGCTGCCGTCACGCCCATTCAATGAACCGCTCGCCGCAGCCGTTGCGGAAGAGCGTCAGGTTTTCGCGCTCGATACCCGCAAGATGCCGGAGGCGATCGCACTCAACGAGGCGCTGACGATCCGCCCCGAAGAGACGATTCCGAGTCTCACCAACTATCTGCTGCTGCAATCGGCGCAGACGCGCATGAAGCTCGCCAAGGGCGACGAGCAGTTGAAGGACACGGCCGACTATCTCTGGGATATCGCGATCGGCATGGAAGATGGCGACCTTTCGCTTGCGGAACGCAACCTGCGCAACGCCCAGCAGAACCTCGCCGACGCGCTTCAGCGCAATGCGCCGGACCCGGAGATCAAGAAGCTCATGGACGAGCTTCGCAAGGCGATGAACGAATATATGAAGGAACTGGCGCAGCGCATGCAGAATGCGCCGATGCAGCCGAACCAGAACGCGCAGAACGTCATCCGTCAGCAGGATCTGGAGCGTATGATGGACCAGATCGAGAATCTGGCCCGCTCAGGCAACCGCGATGCCGCTCAGCAGATGCTTTCCGAACTGCAGCGCATGATGAACAACTTGCAGGCCGGCAGGCCGCAACAAGGCCAGCAACAGCAGGGCGACAACAGCCAGATGCGCCAGCAGATGGACAAGCTCGGCCAGATCCTCCGCGATCAGCAAAAGCTGATGGAGCAGACCTTCAAACTGGACCAGCAGTTGAAGGATCGTATGCAGCGTGGCGACCCGAATATGGGTATGAACGATCCGCTGCTCGATGAAATGATGCGGGACCAGGATGGCCAGCCGCAGGATCAGCAGCAGGGGCAGAACGGCGAACAGGGGCAGTCACCTTCGGACCAGCAGATGACTGAGGAGCAATTGCGCGAGGCGCTGAAACAGCTCCGCGCCCAGCAGGATGCGCTTGGCAAGCAGCTCGGCGAGCTACAGAAGGGCCTTGGCGAAATGGGCATGAAGCCCGGCCCGGGCTTTGGTCAGGCACAGCGCGAAATGGAAGGTGCCGGGCGCGAACTCGGCGAAGGCCGCGGCGAACCGGCCCTCCAGGGCCAGGGCCGCGCGCTAGAGGCGCTGCGCCAAGGCGCCCGGGACATGATGAACCAGATGATGCAGGCGCAGCAGGGCCAACAGGGTCAAGGACCGCAAGGCCAGGTTGGCCAGGGCAACCAGAACGGCCGCGATCCGCTCGGCCGCCCGCGCCGCGCAGAGGGCCCGGATTTCGGCGATCAGGTGAAGGTACCCGACGAAATCGACGTGCAGCGCGCCCGCGAAATCCTTGATGCGATCCGCGAAAAACTCGGCAACAATCCGACGCAGGAGATGGAGCGCCGCTATCTGGAGCGGCTGCTGGATATTCAGTAG
- a CDS encoding membrane protein, with translation MEASSFRRRAPGYAYDFLPPEPAARQPRYPGRPDDVADAEFVVIGHRSQGFNVRSFNDDRKRAAAAAKLSRPPTAFSKATAFLAIAEKWLQQASLKSFAALVFMLFVLVFGLTGGFAGLSASSTAALTSPLHFTHVTVTPREANGMSILAINGIIENGSGTTQTVRPIRADLVNDERLVASMVINPPADVIYSGESRGFSARVQHSGGKMPEVRLSFMP, from the coding sequence ATGGAAGCATCCTCCTTCAGGCGCCGGGCGCCGGGCTACGCCTACGATTTCTTGCCGCCGGAACCTGCCGCGCGCCAGCCCCGCTATCCGGGCCGTCCGGATGACGTCGCCGATGCCGAGTTCGTCGTTATCGGCCACCGGAGCCAAGGCTTCAACGTTAGAAGCTTCAATGACGATCGCAAGCGCGCTGCTGCCGCGGCCAAACTATCTAGGCCGCCCACGGCTTTCTCGAAGGCGACTGCGTTCCTCGCGATTGCAGAAAAATGGCTGCAGCAGGCATCGCTCAAGAGCTTTGCAGCTTTGGTCTTCATGCTTTTTGTTCTTGTTTTCGGCCTGACGGGCGGTTTCGCGGGCCTGTCGGCGAGCAGTACCGCTGCGTTGACCTCGCCGCTTCACTTCACGCACGTCACGGTCACGCCGCGCGAGGCCAATGGTATGAGCATCCTGGCTATCAACGGCATCATCGAAAACGGCAGCGGTACGACACAGACCGTCCGGCCGATCCGCGCCGATCTGGTGAACGACGAACGACTGGTGGCCAGCATGGTCATCAACCCGCCGGCGGACGTCATCTATAGCGGCGAGAGCCGTGGCTTCTCGGCGCGCGTGCAGCACTCTGGTGGAAAAATGCCAGAAGTCCGGCTTTCCTTCATGCCTTAG
- a CDS encoding DUF2125 domain-containing protein produces the protein MAASSQSGSGRKFWLLGLGIVLFIAIYTGGWFYAASQLKETVLKAITPRSTAGVSGECAGIDFRGYPFRIGLYCSKVSVDDNTNGVSASFGELRSAAQVYAPGHIVWELDAPAEIRTANGLSISAEWANLQSSLVTRLRGIDRTSMVIEGLKATAVSSYTGQTVNIDAGRTEVHLRQNAGDLDGAVSLQDANAVIKDWPQVFPKFAASADITLAGKGGMIDGSDPQGLYGASGELRKAVADIGDGKVMTLTGPFSFDAQGFLSGKFKLEIEQLGPWRDSLKQAFPEISETVDTAARLLKALAVGGDKVSVDLLVQHGNATVSGFIPLGTIPPI, from the coding sequence ATGGCAGCGTCAAGCCAATCCGGCAGCGGCAGAAAATTCTGGTTGCTCGGCTTGGGCATCGTTCTGTTCATCGCGATCTATACCGGCGGTTGGTTCTACGCGGCCTCGCAGCTCAAGGAGACGGTGCTGAAGGCGATTACGCCGCGCAGCACGGCGGGCGTCAGCGGCGAATGCGCCGGTATCGACTTTCGCGGCTACCCGTTCCGCATCGGCCTCTATTGCTCGAAAGTAAGTGTGGACGACAACACGAACGGCGTCTCGGCTTCCTTTGGCGAACTTCGCTCCGCAGCGCAGGTTTACGCGCCGGGCCATATCGTTTGGGAGCTCGATGCGCCGGCCGAAATCCGTACGGCAAACGGCCTTTCGATCTCGGCTGAATGGGCCAATCTGCAATCCAGTCTGGTGACGAGGCTGAGGGGCATCGACCGGACTTCAATGGTCATCGAAGGCCTGAAGGCGACCGCTGTCTCCTCCTATACTGGGCAGACGGTCAATATCGATGCGGGACGCACGGAAGTCCACCTGCGCCAGAATGCAGGCGATCTCGATGGTGCCGTCTCCCTCCAGGATGCAAATGCCGTCATCAAGGACTGGCCACAGGTCTTCCCGAAATTCGCGGCGAGCGCCGATATAACCCTTGCAGGCAAGGGTGGAATGATCGACGGCAGCGACCCGCAGGGGCTTTATGGGGCCAGCGGAGAGCTGCGCAAGGCCGTGGCGGATATCGGTGACGGCAAGGTGATGACGCTTACCGGGCCCTTCTCCTTCGATGCACAAGGCTTCCTGTCCGGCAAATTCAAGCTCGAAATCGAGCAGCTCGGCCCTTGGCGCGACAGCCTGAAACAGGCCTTCCCGGAAATCTCCGAAACCGTCGACACCGCCGCCAGGCTTCTGAAGGCGCTCGCGGTCGGCGGGGACAAGGTTTCGGTCGATCTCCTCGTTCAGCACGGCAATGCCACCGTAAGCGGCTTCATCCCACTCGGCACGATCCCGCCGATCTGA
- a CDS encoding gamma-glutamylcyclotransferase, with product MDEFWVFGYGSLMWNPGFEFLERSQALVYGYRRSLCVHSWVHRGTQQNPGLVLGLDRGGSCRGMAFRVALEKRDEVMDYLRARELVTNVYRERHVPLSLSGRSSVKAVAYIVDRDHAQYAGALDASAAAHIVHEAKGQSGSNDAYVFNTLSHLQEMGIRDHWLERVANEVERLRAA from the coding sequence ATGGACGAATTTTGGGTGTTTGGCTACGGATCGCTGATGTGGAATCCGGGCTTCGAGTTTCTTGAGCGGTCCCAGGCCCTTGTTTACGGTTACCGGCGCTCCTTATGCGTCCATTCCTGGGTTCACCGCGGCACGCAGCAAAATCCGGGTCTCGTGCTCGGTCTCGATCGCGGCGGCTCTTGCCGCGGCATGGCGTTTCGCGTGGCCTTGGAGAAGCGGGACGAGGTAATGGACTATCTGCGTGCCCGCGAGCTCGTCACCAACGTCTATCGGGAGCGCCATGTGCCGTTATCGCTTTCCGGTCGGAGCAGCGTCAAGGCAGTTGCCTACATCGTTGATCGCGATCACGCCCAATATGCCGGCGCACTCGATGCCTCTGCAGCTGCCCACATTGTACACGAGGCAAAGGGTCAGTCAGGCTCGAACGACGCCTACGTTTTCAATACGCTCTCGCATCTGCAGGAGATGGGGATTCGCGATCATTGGCTGGAACGGGTCGCCAACGAGGTCGAGCGGCTGCGGGCCGCTTAG
- a CDS encoding YdcF family protein: protein MTMGHTRRNPIRPEPALASYGVGAPRRGPLRRMLRWGGFAFVLTTALLFVGFLRFADSITTLKPPAEPKADAIVVLTGGYQRIDQAVELLEKGAGKRLLISGVHPSTTRAQIRKTTSAPADLFNCCVDIGYDAIDTIGNAQEAANWIHAKGYKSVLVVTNNYHMPRSLAELAYVDADTQFIPYPVVNSDLKTRAWFTDPNALRVMLAEYGKVLLAGARNITGFGRHPGLRSASITGQS, encoded by the coding sequence ATGACCATGGGCCACACTAGACGCAATCCGATTCGTCCCGAGCCGGCGCTTGCAAGCTACGGTGTCGGCGCGCCGCGTCGCGGCCCTCTACGCCGGATGTTGCGGTGGGGCGGATTTGCCTTCGTGCTGACGACTGCGCTGCTTTTCGTTGGTTTCCTACGGTTCGCCGATTCCATCACGACCTTGAAACCTCCAGCCGAGCCGAAGGCCGATGCCATCGTCGTTTTGACAGGTGGCTATCAGCGCATCGATCAGGCCGTCGAACTGCTGGAAAAGGGCGCAGGCAAGCGGCTGCTCATATCGGGCGTCCATCCGTCGACAACCCGAGCACAGATTCGAAAGACCACATCGGCCCCGGCCGATTTGTTCAATTGCTGCGTCGACATCGGCTATGACGCAATCGACACGATCGGCAACGCGCAGGAGGCCGCGAACTGGATCCATGCCAAAGGCTACAAGAGCGTTCTGGTCGTTACAAACAATTACCACATGCCACGCAGTCTCGCGGAACTTGCCTACGTTGATGCCGATACGCAGTTCATCCCCTACCCGGTCGTCAACTCGGATCTGAAGACACGGGCCTGGTTCACTGATCCGAATGCACTTCGCGTCATGCTGGCCGAATATGGCAAGGTGCTTTTGGCAGGCGCACGCAATATCACCGGCTTCGGGCGCCATCCGGGCCTTCGCTCAGCAAGCATCACGGGCCAGAGCTGA
- the lptM gene encoding LPS translocon maturation chaperone LptM codes for MQTSLPHLIRLTVVFAVVGLAVAGCGRKGDLDPPSAMATKEGDVSKPTKQPGAVDRPFLLDPLL; via the coding sequence ATGCAGACCAGCTTGCCGCACCTCATCCGCCTGACGGTTGTCTTTGCCGTCGTCGGACTTGCCGTTGCCGGATGCGGACGCAAAGGCGATCTCGATCCGCCGAGCGCGATGGCAACGAAGGAAGGTGACGTGTCGAAGCCGACGAAACAGCCGGGTGCCGTCGACAGACCTTTCCTTCTCGATCCTTTGCTTTGA
- the ftsE gene encoding cell division ATP-binding protein FtsE: MIHFENVGLRYGMGPEILRDLTFDIPKKSFQFLTGPSGAGKTTLLRLLFMSLQPTRGLIRMFGRDISDIPRPELPLLRRRVGIVFQDFRLLDHLTTYENVALPLRVRGKDESSYKTDVLELLKWVGLGERINVLPPVLSGGEKQRAAIARALIDRPEVLLADEPTGNVDPPMARRLLNLFLELNRLGTAVVIATHDLTLMDQVEARRMILSEGHLDVYD, translated from the coding sequence TTGATCCATTTCGAGAATGTCGGTTTGCGCTATGGCATGGGGCCGGAGATCCTCCGGGACCTCACTTTCGATATTCCGAAAAAGTCTTTCCAGTTCCTGACGGGTCCCTCCGGCGCCGGCAAGACGACGCTTCTCCGCCTGCTTTTCATGTCGCTGCAGCCGACGCGCGGGCTGATCCGTATGTTCGGGCGCGACATCTCCGACATCCCGCGGCCGGAACTGCCGCTGCTTCGCCGCCGCGTCGGTATCGTCTTCCAGGATTTCCGCCTGCTCGACCATCTGACGACCTATGAGAATGTCGCGCTGCCGCTTCGCGTGCGCGGTAAGGACGAGAGCTCCTACAAGACCGACGTGCTGGAACTGCTGAAATGGGTCGGGCTCGGCGAGCGCATCAATGTGCTTCCGCCCGTGCTTTCCGGCGGCGAGAAACAGCGCGCGGCGATCGCCCGCGCGCTGATCGACCGGCCCGAGGTTCTGCTTGCCGACGAGCCGACCGGCAACGTCGACCCACCGATGGCACGCCGCCTGCTGAACCTCTTTCTCGAACTCAACCGCCTCGGTACGGCTGTCGTGATCGCAACCCACGATCTGACGCTGATGGACCAGGTGGAAGCCCGCCGTATGATTCTTTCGGAGGGGCATCTTGACGTCTATGACTGA
- the hpt gene encoding hypoxanthine phosphoribosyltransferase: MPVVRGKNIEPLFTAEQIAERNHVMAKQIAEGPTKDLLVIAVLKGSFIFAADLIRALHDSGLAPEVEFITLSSYGTGTVSQGVRIVKDIDSDVKDRDVLLIDDILESGRTLLFAKELLYERGARNVSIAVLLDKSVKRKEKLEADYVGFECPDYFVVGYGMDAAYAFRELPFVGVVTGDA, encoded by the coding sequence ATGCCTGTCGTGCGCGGAAAAAATATCGAGCCGCTTTTCACTGCCGAGCAGATTGCCGAACGCAATCATGTGATGGCAAAGCAGATTGCCGAGGGACCTACAAAGGACCTGCTCGTGATCGCCGTGCTGAAGGGCTCGTTCATATTCGCCGCCGACCTCATCCGCGCATTGCATGACAGCGGGCTCGCGCCAGAAGTCGAATTCATTACGCTTTCCAGCTACGGCACTGGAACGGTTTCGCAGGGCGTCCGAATCGTCAAAGATATCGACAGCGACGTGAAAGATCGCGACGTGTTGTTGATCGACGATATCCTCGAATCCGGCCGCACGCTGCTCTTCGCCAAGGAACTGCTCTACGAGCGCGGCGCGCGCAACGTCAGCATTGCTGTGCTGCTCGACAAGAGCGTCAAGCGCAAGGAAAAGCTCGAGGCAGACTATGTCGGCTTCGAATGCCCGGATTATTTCGTTGTCGGCTACGGCATGGATGCCGCCTATGCCTTCCGCGAACTGCCTTTCGTCGGCGTAGTTACCGGCGACGCCTGA